The following are encoded in a window of Kitasatospora fiedleri genomic DNA:
- a CDS encoding RHS repeat domain-containing protein, with translation MRTDRSAERRTRGRVAAAVAATLVGSLIPTLSLASAAADTYRKPSAVSPEKPVKGHDTKPKPAKADTTVSKTDGKKGSLPGQGSATLDLPGERGKAVKAGKLPVSLTSSGAAAKDAKVEVLDQSAAARAGISGLVLTVAGVSDSSGVSVDYSSFAQAAGSGFGSRLKLVRLPDCALTTPELPECRVQTPLPGGNDVEAQTVKADALTAATAGSTRLQGTGGAVVLGVTAGTAGPSGDYKATPLSSASSWSTSLNSGSFTWSYDMPLSPMPGGLTPKVGLSYNSGSIDGRTANSNNQASWVGDGFDLSPGFVERSYKACADDGAPKTNGSNPGDLCWGTDNATISFAGHSGELIPVSADEWRLKDDDATKVVRVRDTARGNGDNDGEYFKATTTDGTAYYFGYNRLPNWASGKPETKSVYTVPVFGNNAGEPCNGANFDASWCQQGWRWNLDLVVDAHGNDITYWYTPETNNYSRNLKTANRTPYIRGGHLDHIEYGQQKTDLYSATVKPMARVEFGTAERCLESNAALCAANSIDTNRQYWYDTPWNENCKDGTDCTTQFSPTFFTRTRLTQVVAKTLQAGGTYALVDTWDLTHKWGTADYDYQLLLASITHTGNAATPAVPLPPTTFAYKQMANRLDKTGDGRAPFIKQRLGTITDEIGGQVDVNYSAAPCDWASLPTPQTNTTRCFPQQYQASDESPVTTEWFNKYVVDAVIQTDRTGGAPDMVTRYSYLGDAAWHFDDEDGLTKEKLKTWSQWRGYAHVRVQTGGSAAMSTQSDHFFLRGMDGDRNNPTDKNSKRTVTVNDGQGTTLTDDQAWAGYEYRTEQYDKPDGAILNKTVSTPWKKQTAQRVRDWGTTTANLTGTSTTRTFTSLDKGAGTNWRETRTNTTFDDYGRPVTVESLGDIAVPADDKCARTTFADNTGAWVLSGVIRKETVAANCSATVDRTTKADGTSAVLSDVRYHYDGQDYGTAPVKGDITLTHALKSITGTSATYLDTSATYDVYGRDLVTTLLASSTVFDTIGAGNPVITALPNLQPTTTTYIPATGRPTKSTITTPSAVVGNSATAQTTITDYDLLRGRPIDSIDANNRRTDIVYDALGRTLKVWQPDRSKTNGQTPDQEYIYTVADGQIAAIATKTLNEDSSQQTSYTLYDGFARARQNQVPGPNGGRILTDTFYDERGQAARSYTAYYANGAPSATLRAVDDTTSVETQTKQEFDGLGRIVKSTVLAGNGVGTPLSTTLTEYGGDRVTVTPPTGGTPTTTVSDAAGRKTELRQYKSATPTGAYDSTAYTYDSAGNLSKLIDPAGTVWTWIYDQRGRLAKAVDPDSGTTVKTYNDRNELTSTTDGRGKTVASVYDNLSRRLETRDGSATGPLLTSQVWDPANNKGQLSSTSRFSTVGGVTREYKTAYSFFDSMGRPTRTTVTVPSVPGQEALAGNYLTSTTYRFDGQIGSLYYPAAGNLTAETVAFTYDGLHRLTAVGNSLTNQTYQTGQTYSLTGKPLQTTLSNGTANKQVYVTDSYEWGTQRLASSRTDQYGIATPARAAAYTYDQAGNVTSLTDTSSSGTDRQCYQYDYLARLTQAYTPNTGSCTAPSGTQLGGPAPYWTSWTYNTNGTRATETRHDTTGNTAQDATTTYTYPAPTAAHPHSLTSTSTTTGALGTPVVESYGYDDAGNTATRSLKPAANQTNDQTLTWNTEGRLAKVSATVKTTTGTTTTTTDQSTDYLYDAAGNRLIGHTADTANPAVESWTLYLGATELKLVKGATKATATRYYSLTGATAVRTDDNKTTFQITDHHGTATTNIDATAGTVDQRRSLPFGATRGTNPTTWAGTRGFLGGTTEPTGLTHLGARDYDPTTGRFISVDPLLTSTDPQSLAAYTYSDNNPLTLSDPTGRSIGDIFRQVEQLAFFFEELAEELAAARTGTHPFDRTTMHNNAQKVAAAQILQQAVKMGATKFQVAENVPIPDANKECMPDLQKPCGKNGEADIVGYDPNSDVYFVWEVKSAGAAAKAVPEAQWYVDKLRQDGKKAVLGWAIGGPYSVPDGNSVVGRAEGEVIYGKLNDKRMPKNNPSAGAAQQSQAARVPTALPGPAPGKYAKTVYQPGLGTTPMATDGVDMSYLLIPGGVLVIAGIVVTLPEDIGAATVVGGSAVVTNFVQEMFTTAA, from the coding sequence GTGAGAACGGACAGGTCCGCCGAACGGCGGACTCGAGGAAGGGTCGCCGCCGCCGTCGCGGCCACCCTGGTGGGATCGCTGATACCCACCCTGTCACTGGCCTCGGCGGCCGCCGACACCTACCGGAAGCCGTCGGCCGTCTCCCCGGAGAAGCCGGTCAAGGGCCACGACACCAAGCCCAAGCCCGCCAAGGCCGACACCACCGTCAGCAAGACCGACGGCAAGAAGGGCAGCCTGCCCGGCCAGGGCAGTGCCACCCTCGACCTGCCCGGCGAGCGGGGCAAGGCGGTGAAGGCCGGCAAGCTGCCGGTCTCCCTCACCTCCTCCGGCGCGGCCGCCAAGGACGCCAAGGTCGAGGTACTCGACCAGAGCGCGGCGGCCAGGGCCGGGATCAGCGGCCTGGTCCTCACCGTCGCGGGCGTGAGCGACAGCTCCGGCGTCAGCGTGGACTACTCGTCGTTCGCCCAGGCGGCGGGCTCCGGCTTCGGCTCGCGCCTGAAGCTGGTCCGACTGCCCGACTGCGCGCTCACCACGCCCGAGCTGCCCGAGTGCCGGGTGCAGACCCCGCTGCCGGGCGGCAACGACGTCGAGGCGCAGACCGTCAAGGCCGACGCGCTGACCGCCGCCACCGCCGGCTCCACCCGCCTCCAGGGCACGGGCGGCGCCGTCGTGCTCGGCGTCACCGCCGGGACGGCCGGGCCCAGCGGCGACTACAAGGCCACGCCGCTGTCCTCCGCGTCCTCGTGGTCGACCTCGCTCAACAGCGGGTCGTTCACCTGGTCCTACGACATGCCGCTGAGTCCCATGCCGGGCGGCCTGACGCCGAAGGTCGGCCTGTCGTACAACTCCGGTTCGATCGACGGGCGCACCGCGAACAGCAACAACCAGGCGTCGTGGGTCGGTGACGGCTTCGACCTGTCGCCCGGCTTCGTAGAGCGCTCCTACAAGGCGTGCGCGGACGACGGTGCCCCCAAGACCAACGGTTCCAACCCCGGTGACCTGTGCTGGGGCACCGACAACGCCACGATCAGCTTCGCCGGGCACTCCGGCGAGCTGATTCCCGTCTCCGCCGACGAGTGGCGCCTGAAGGACGACGATGCGACGAAGGTCGTCCGGGTCCGGGACACCGCGCGCGGCAACGGCGACAACGACGGTGAGTACTTCAAGGCCACCACCACTGACGGCACCGCTTATTACTTCGGCTACAACCGCCTGCCCAACTGGGCCAGCGGGAAGCCGGAGACGAAGTCGGTCTACACGGTGCCGGTGTTCGGCAACAACGCGGGCGAGCCGTGCAACGGCGCGAACTTCGACGCGTCGTGGTGCCAGCAGGGCTGGCGGTGGAACCTCGACCTGGTGGTCGACGCCCACGGCAACGACATCACCTACTGGTACACCCCCGAGACCAACAACTACAGCCGCAACCTGAAGACCGCCAACCGCACCCCCTACATCCGCGGCGGGCACCTCGACCACATCGAGTACGGCCAGCAGAAGACGGACCTCTACTCCGCGACCGTCAAGCCGATGGCCCGGGTCGAGTTCGGCACCGCCGAGCGCTGCCTGGAGAGCAACGCCGCTCTCTGCGCAGCGAATTCGATCGACACCAACCGGCAGTACTGGTACGACACCCCCTGGAACGAGAACTGCAAGGACGGCACCGACTGCACCACGCAGTTCTCGCCGACCTTCTTCACCCGCACCCGCCTGACCCAGGTCGTCGCCAAGACCCTCCAGGCAGGCGGCACCTACGCTCTGGTGGACACCTGGGACCTGACCCACAAGTGGGGCACCGCCGACTACGACTACCAGCTCCTGCTGGCCTCCATCACCCACACCGGCAACGCCGCCACCCCCGCCGTCCCGCTGCCCCCCACCACCTTCGCCTACAAGCAGATGGCCAACCGGCTCGACAAGACCGGCGACGGACGCGCCCCCTTCATCAAGCAGCGCCTGGGCACCATCACCGACGAGATCGGCGGCCAGGTGGACGTCAACTACTCGGCCGCCCCCTGCGACTGGGCCAGCCTGCCCACCCCGCAGACCAACACCACCCGCTGCTTCCCGCAGCAGTACCAGGCCTCCGACGAGTCCCCGGTCACCACGGAGTGGTTCAACAAGTATGTTGTCGACGCGGTCATCCAGACCGACCGCACCGGCGGCGCACCCGACATGGTCACCCGCTACAGCTACCTCGGGGACGCCGCCTGGCACTTCGACGACGAGGACGGCCTGACCAAGGAGAAGCTCAAGACCTGGTCGCAGTGGCGCGGCTACGCCCACGTCCGCGTCCAGACCGGCGGCAGCGCCGCGATGTCCACGCAGTCCGACCACTTCTTCCTGCGCGGCATGGACGGCGACCGCAACAACCCCACCGACAAGAACAGCAAGCGCACCGTCACCGTCAACGACGGCCAGGGCACCACCCTGACCGACGACCAGGCCTGGGCCGGCTACGAGTACCGCACCGAACAGTACGACAAGCCCGACGGCGCGATCCTCAACAAGACCGTCAGCACCCCCTGGAAGAAGCAGACCGCCCAGCGCGTGCGCGACTGGGGCACCACCACCGCTAACCTCACCGGCACCAGCACCACCCGCACCTTCACCTCCCTCGACAAGGGCGCGGGCACCAACTGGCGCGAGACCCGCACCAACACCACCTTCGACGACTACGGCCGCCCGGTCACCGTGGAGAGCCTCGGCGATATCGCGGTCCCCGCTGACGACAAGTGTGCTCGTACCACGTTCGCCGACAATACCGGCGCCTGGGTTCTCTCCGGTGTGATCCGTAAGGAGACCGTCGCGGCGAACTGCTCCGCGACCGTCGACCGCACCACCAAGGCCGACGGCACCTCCGCCGTCCTGTCCGACGTCCGCTACCACTACGACGGCCAGGACTACGGCACGGCACCCGTCAAGGGTGACATCACCCTGACCCACGCATTGAAGTCGATCACCGGCACCAGCGCCACCTACCTCGACACCTCGGCTACCTATGACGTCTACGGTAGAGATCTGGTCACCACTTTGCTGGCCTCGTCCACCGTGTTCGACACCATCGGAGCGGGTAACCCGGTCATCACCGCCCTGCCCAACCTCCAGCCCACCACCACTACCTACATCCCGGCCACCGGCCGACCTACCAAGTCCACGATAACCACACCGTCCGCTGTAGTCGGGAACTCCGCGACCGCCCAGACCACGATCACCGACTACGACCTGCTGCGCGGTCGGCCAATCGACTCAATCGACGCCAACAACCGCCGCACCGACATCGTTTACGACGCGCTCGGCCGCACGCTGAAGGTCTGGCAGCCCGACCGCTCCAAGACCAACGGCCAGACCCCTGACCAGGAGTACATCTACACCGTCGCCGACGGCCAGATCGCCGCCATCGCGACCAAGACCCTCAACGAGGACAGCTCCCAGCAGACCTCCTACACCCTTTACGACGGCTTCGCCCGCGCCAGGCAGAACCAGGTCCCGGGTCCCAACGGCGGCCGAATCCTCACCGATACCTTCTACGACGAGCGCGGCCAAGCCGCCCGCTCCTACACCGCCTACTACGCCAACGGAGCCCCCTCGGCCACCCTGCGCGCCGTCGACGACACCACCAGCGTCGAGACCCAGACCAAGCAGGAGTTCGACGGCCTCGGACGGATCGTCAAGTCCACCGTTCTGGCGGGCAATGGCGTCGGAACCCCGTTGTCCACCACGCTCACCGAGTACGGCGGCGACCGGGTCACCGTCACCCCGCCCACCGGCGGCACCCCCACCACAACCGTCAGTGACGCGGCTGGCCGTAAGACCGAGCTGCGCCAGTACAAGTCCGCGACACCCACCGGCGCTTACGACAGCACCGCTTACACCTACGACTCGGCGGGCAACCTGTCGAAGCTGATCGATCCGGCCGGCACTGTCTGGACCTGGATCTACGACCAGCGCGGCCGACTGGCCAAGGCTGTCGACCCCGATAGCGGTACCACCGTCAAGACGTACAATGATCGCAACGAGTTGACCAGCACCACAGACGGGCGCGGCAAGACCGTGGCCAGCGTCTACGACAACCTGTCGCGGCGGCTGGAGACCCGTGACGGTTCGGCGACCGGCCCGCTGCTGACCTCCCAGGTCTGGGACCCGGCCAACAACAAGGGCCAGCTGTCCAGCACGTCGCGCTTCAGCACGGTCGGCGGGGTCACCCGCGAGTACAAGACCGCGTACTCGTTCTTCGACAGCATGGGCCGTCCGACCCGCACCACCGTGACCGTCCCCTCCGTCCCCGGCCAGGAAGCACTCGCCGGCAACTACCTGACCAGCACCACCTACCGCTTCGACGGCCAGATCGGCTCCCTCTACTACCCGGCAGCCGGCAACCTCACCGCCGAAACGGTCGCGTTTACCTACGACGGCCTGCACCGGCTCACCGCCGTCGGCAACTCCCTCACCAACCAGACCTACCAGACCGGACAGACCTACAGCCTGACCGGCAAGCCGCTGCAGACCACGCTCTCCAACGGCACCGCCAACAAGCAGGTCTACGTCACCGACTCCTACGAGTGGGGCACCCAGCGCCTGGCCTCCAGCCGCACCGACCAGTACGGCATCGCCACCCCGGCCCGCGCCGCCGCCTACACCTACGACCAGGCCGGCAACGTCACCTCCCTGACCGACACCTCCTCCTCCGGCACCGACCGGCAGTGCTACCAGTACGACTACCTGGCGCGCCTGACCCAGGCGTACACCCCCAACACCGGTAGCTGCACCGCCCCCAGCGGCACCCAGCTCGGCGGCCCCGCCCCCTACTGGACCAGCTGGACCTACAACACCAACGGCACCCGGGCCACCGAGACCCGCCACGACACCACCGGCAACACCGCTCAGGACGCCACCACCACCTACACCTACCCCGCACCCACCGCCGCTCATCCGCACAGCCTCACCTCCACCAGCACCACCACCGGCGCCCTCGGCACCCCCGTCGTGGAGAGCTACGGCTACGACGACGCGGGCAACACGGCCACCCGCAGTCTCAAGCCCGCCGCGAACCAGACCAACGACCAGACCCTGACCTGGAACACCGAAGGCCGACTGGCCAAGGTCTCCGCCACGGTCAAGACCACCACTGGCACCACCACCACGACCACCGACCAGAGCACCGACTACCTCTACGACGCCGCCGGCAACCGCCTGATCGGCCACACCGCCGACACCGCCAACCCGGCGGTCGAGAGCTGGACGCTCTACCTCGGTGCCACCGAACTCAAACTGGTCAAGGGCGCCACCAAGGCCACCGCCACCCGCTACTACTCCCTCACCGGCGCCACCGCCGTCCGCACCGACGACAACAAGACCACCTTCCAGATCACTGACCACCACGGCACCGCCACCACCAACATCGACGCCACCGCCGGCACCGTCGACCAGCGCCGCTCACTCCCGTTCGGTGCCACCCGCGGCACCAACCCCACCACCTGGGCCGGCACCCGCGGCTTCCTCGGCGGCACCACCGAACCCACCGGACTCACCCACCTCGGAGCCCGCGACTACGACCCCACCACCGGACGCTTCATCAGCGTCGACCCCCTCCTGACCTCCACCGACCCCCAATCACTCGCCGCCTACACTTACAGCGACAACAACCCCCTCACCCTCAGCGACCCCACCGGGCGCTCTATCGGCGATATATTCAGGCAAGTAGAACAGCTTGCCTTTTTTTTCGAGGAGCTTGCTGAAGAACTGGCGGCCGCACGTACCGGCACGCACCCATTCGATCGTACGACCATGCACAACAATGCACAGAAAGTAGCGGCCGCACAGATCCTGCAGCAGGCGGTCAAGATGGGGGCCACCAAGTTTCAGGTGGCGGAGAACGTTCCGATCCCGGACGCCAACAAGGAATGCATGCCTGACCTGCAGAAGCCGTGCGGGAAAAACGGCGAGGCAGATATCGTTGGATATGACCCTAATAGCGACGTCTACTTTGTCTGGGAGGTCAAGTCTGCGGGAGCTGCCGCGAAGGCCGTCCCCGAGGCCCAGTGGTATGTGGATAAACTTCGACAGGACGGTAAGAAAGCTGTTCTCGGATGGGCTATCGGCGGTCCCTACAGTGTCCCGGATGGAAATTCGGTGGTTGGCCGGGCCGAAGGGGAGGTAATTTACGGAAAGCTCAACGACAAGAGGATGCCCAAGAATAATCCCTCCGCGGGGGCCGCCCAGCAGTCGCAGGCAGCTCGCGTTCCTACCGCACTCCCCGGCCCGGCCCCTGGTAAGTATGCTAAGACCGTGTACCAGCCTGGCCTGGGCACGACGCCGATGGCAACCGATGGTGTCGACATGTCATACTTGTTGATTCCCGGCGGCGTTCTGGTGATTGCTGGAATCGTTGTCACGCTACCGGAGGATATCGGGGCGGCGACGGTTGTCGGCGGTAGCGCAGTGGTCACCAATTTCGTTCAGGAAATGTTCACAACGGCCGCCTAG
- a CDS encoding AMP-binding protein, whose amino-acid sequence MAPDTAARRDSAAHLDFRAARDHLLRTRDDLDAARGFPRPAGEHFNWALDWFDVLAADNRAVALRVVDLDADGALLGESALSFAELSERSDRTAGWLREQGVARGDRILLLLGNQVALWEVMLAAIKLGAVVIPASTLLTADDLADRLSRGRVRHVIAESALTGGFAEQDGDRTRIAVGTPVPGWLAYAEAAEYTGGFTPDGPTRAEDPLLLYFTSGTTSSPKLVQHTHRSYPVGHLSTMYWIGLRPGDVHLNVSSPGWAKHAWSNFFAPWNAGAEILIVNQPRFSARPLLDALVRHRVTSFCAPPTVWRMLLLEDLGRWQPPLRELVGAGEPLNPEVVERIERAWGVALRDGYGQTETTAQIGNTPGQPVKPGSMGRPLPGYEVVLVDPVTGEEITGEGVDGELCLPLASAPLGLMTGYQDDPERHARSTAGGRYHTGDVAQRDADGYYTFVGRADDVFKSSDYRLSPFELESVLIEHPAVAEAAVVPSPDPLRLSVPKAYVILAPGHEPDAETARSILAFTRKRLAPYKRIRRLEFADLPKTISGKIRRIELRHLEETRHTDAEQPAAAPTRGEREFWEEDFPGLKDA is encoded by the coding sequence ATGGCACCGGACACGGCCGCTCGACGGGATTCCGCCGCTCACCTCGACTTTCGCGCTGCGCGGGACCACCTGCTGCGCACCCGCGACGACCTGGACGCCGCCCGCGGCTTCCCGCGCCCGGCGGGCGAGCACTTCAACTGGGCGCTGGACTGGTTCGACGTCCTGGCGGCGGACAACCGGGCGGTCGCACTGCGGGTGGTCGACCTGGACGCGGACGGCGCGCTCCTGGGCGAGAGCGCGCTGAGCTTCGCCGAGCTGAGCGAGCGCTCGGACCGCACCGCGGGCTGGCTGCGCGAGCAGGGCGTGGCGCGCGGGGACCGCATCCTGCTGCTGCTGGGCAACCAGGTGGCGCTGTGGGAGGTGATGCTGGCGGCGATCAAGCTGGGCGCGGTGGTCATCCCGGCCAGCACCCTGCTGACGGCGGACGACCTGGCCGACCGGCTCTCCCGCGGCCGGGTGCGGCACGTGATCGCCGAGTCCGCGCTCACCGGGGGCTTCGCCGAACAGGACGGCGACCGGACCAGGATCGCGGTCGGCACGCCCGTCCCCGGCTGGCTGGCCTACGCCGAGGCGGCCGAGTACACCGGCGGCTTCACCCCGGACGGGCCGACCCGGGCCGAGGACCCGCTGCTGCTGTACTTCACCTCCGGCACCACCAGCAGCCCCAAGCTGGTGCAGCACACCCACCGCTCCTACCCGGTGGGGCACCTGTCGACGATGTACTGGATCGGACTGCGCCCCGGCGACGTCCACCTGAACGTGTCCTCGCCCGGCTGGGCCAAGCACGCCTGGAGCAACTTCTTCGCCCCGTGGAACGCCGGCGCGGAGATCCTGATCGTCAACCAGCCCCGCTTCTCGGCCCGCCCGCTGCTCGACGCCCTCGTCCGCCACCGGGTCACCTCGTTCTGCGCGCCGCCCACCGTGTGGCGGATGCTGCTGCTGGAGGACCTGGGCCGGTGGCAGCCGCCGCTGCGCGAACTCGTCGGCGCGGGCGAACCGCTCAACCCCGAGGTGGTCGAGCGGATCGAACGCGCCTGGGGCGTCGCCCTGCGCGACGGCTACGGCCAGACCGAGACCACCGCGCAGATCGGCAACACCCCTGGCCAGCCGGTCAAGCCCGGCTCGATGGGCCGCCCGCTGCCCGGCTACGAGGTCGTCCTGGTCGACCCGGTCACCGGCGAGGAGATCACCGGCGAGGGCGTCGACGGCGAACTCTGCCTGCCCCTGGCCTCCGCGCCGCTCGGCCTGATGACGGGCTACCAGGACGACCCCGAACGGCACGCCCGGTCCACGGCCGGCGGCCGCTACCACACCGGCGACGTCGCGCAACGCGACGCCGACGGCTACTACACCTTCGTCGGCCGGGCCGACGACGTCTTCAAGAGCAGCGACTACCGGCTGTCGCCGTTCGAGCTGGAGAGCGTGCTGATCGAGCACCCGGCGGTGGCCGAGGCCGCAGTCGTCCCCTCCCCCGACCCGCTGCGGCTCTCGGTGCCCAAGGCGTACGTCATCCTGGCCCCCGGCCACGAACCCGACGCCGAGACCGCCCGCTCCATCCTCGCCTTCACCCGCAAGCGGCTCGCCCCCTACAAGCGCATCCGCCGCCTGGAGTTCGCCGACCTCCCCAAGACCATCTCCGGCAAGATCCGCCGCATCGAACTGCGCCACCTCGAAGAGACCCGACACACCGACGCCGAGCAACCCGCCGCCGCCCCGACCCGCGGCGAACGCGAGTTCTGGGAGGAGGACTTCCCCGGCCTCAAGGACGCCTGA
- a CDS encoding GDSL-type esterase/lipase family protein encodes MVPVDYDVPERVEVSLMIVGDSISHGSSGDWTWRYRLWKHLRACGVEVDFVGPYKTLDNIRTEEIGDGDDTYADAAFDKDHAAKWGQPYVVAKTLVREQVAAHRPDFVLVLLGINDIVWYDATPDELEAHLREFIANARAGHHAVRLVLGTVLETARATADFAFARRVAKCNDRIRAVAAELRRPLSPIEVADTAVEFTAAEHTWDDTHPNPNGEIRIAAAFADVLAHRFHLGTPFPRPYPVLDTIRPEAKAPVHVDTAHDAGLTGHDDPRGTRAL; translated from the coding sequence GTGGTACCTGTCGACTACGACGTCCCCGAACGCGTGGAGGTCTCGCTGATGATCGTGGGGGACTCGATCAGCCACGGCAGCAGCGGGGACTGGACCTGGCGCTACCGGCTCTGGAAGCACCTGCGCGCGTGCGGGGTCGAGGTCGACTTCGTCGGGCCGTACAAGACCCTGGACAACATCCGCACCGAAGAGATCGGCGACGGCGACGACACCTACGCGGACGCGGCCTTCGACAAGGACCACGCCGCCAAGTGGGGGCAGCCCTACGTGGTGGCCAAGACCCTGGTCCGGGAGCAGGTCGCCGCCCACCGGCCCGACTTCGTGCTCGTCCTGCTCGGGATCAACGACATCGTCTGGTACGACGCCACCCCGGACGAACTCGAAGCCCACCTGCGGGAGTTCATCGCCAACGCCCGGGCCGGGCACCACGCGGTGCGCCTCGTCCTGGGCACCGTCCTGGAGACCGCCAGGGCCACCGCCGACTTCGCCTTCGCCCGGCGGGTCGCCAAGTGCAACGACCGCATCCGCGCCGTCGCCGCCGAACTGCGGCGCCCCCTGTCGCCCATCGAAGTCGCGGACACCGCAGTCGAGTTCACCGCGGCCGAACACACCTGGGACGACACCCACCCCAACCCCAACGGCGAGATCCGGATCGCTGCCGCGTTCGCCGACGTCCTCGCCCACCGCTTCCACCTCGGCACGCCCTTCCCCCGCCCCTACCCGGTGCTCGACACCATCCGCCCCGAGGCCAAGGCCCCGGTGCACGTCGACACCGCCCACGACGCCGGGCTCACCGGACACGACGACCCGCGCGGGACCCGAGCCCTGTAG
- a CDS encoding alpha/beta fold hydrolase, whose amino-acid sequence MSEVTAHHGLFRDTALHVDDTGGPGRPVVLIHGWPLSGESWKYQVPALAEAGYRVVTYDRRGFGRSDKPFLGYTYDTLADDLDALLTELDLRDVTLVGFSMGGGEVARYVSSYGTERLRGVVLASAVTPFMLRTRDNPQGPLTEEAAAGMAASLAEDQDAFYDGFMREFFSADGELKVTEEQLREARALCDQADKKAALECMTIFGATDFRADLEKFGPLPTLVLHGDSDATVPFEGSGARTRAALPGSRVHLVPGGPHGVNVSHAAEWNRALLEFLAR is encoded by the coding sequence ATGTCCGAGGTCACCGCCCACCACGGGCTGTTCCGCGACACCGCGCTGCACGTGGACGACACCGGCGGGCCGGGCCGCCCGGTCGTCCTGATCCACGGCTGGCCGCTGTCGGGCGAGTCGTGGAAGTACCAGGTGCCGGCCCTCGCCGAGGCCGGGTACCGCGTCGTCACCTACGACCGCCGGGGGTTCGGCCGCAGCGACAAGCCCTTCCTGGGCTACACGTACGACACCCTGGCCGACGACCTGGACGCCCTGCTCACCGAGCTGGACCTGCGCGACGTCACGCTGGTCGGCTTCTCGATGGGCGGCGGCGAGGTCGCGCGCTACGTCTCCTCGTACGGCACGGAGCGGCTGCGCGGCGTCGTGCTCGCCTCCGCCGTGACGCCCTTCATGCTGCGGACCCGCGACAACCCGCAGGGCCCGCTGACCGAGGAGGCGGCGGCCGGGATGGCCGCTTCGCTCGCCGAGGACCAGGACGCCTTCTACGACGGGTTCATGCGGGAGTTCTTCTCCGCGGACGGCGAGCTGAAGGTCACCGAGGAGCAGCTCCGCGAGGCCCGCGCCCTGTGCGACCAGGCGGACAAGAAGGCCGCCCTGGAGTGCATGACGATCTTCGGCGCCACCGACTTCCGTGCCGACCTGGAGAAGTTCGGGCCGCTGCCGACCCTGGTGCTGCACGGCGACAGCGACGCGACCGTCCCGTTCGAGGGCTCCGGTGCCCGCACCCGTGCGGCGCTGCCCGGCAGCCGGGTCCACCTGGTCCCGGGCGGCCCGCACGGCGTCAACGTGAGCCACGCCGCGGAGTGGAACCGGGCGCTGCTGGAGTTCCTGGCCCGCTGA